The sequence ACTGGTACTCGCACTTCGGGGGATAACCTTAATGCTCTCTCTGTTTGAGGGGAATACCCTGGCTTGACTCCATCAAACATCCATCGGCCAATATGCCTGTCCCAACTCTTTACTTGTTTGTCAATTTCTTTCTCCTCATACCCTTCGTCAATGTCTTCTGTCATTGATTGACGTATCTTGGGTCTCTGTACCTGCAATAGTTATAGTTACTTGACTGACTGTATGTAACTGGAAATGTAGTgactatatagctagccatgaccTGATCTGtaaaaacccaacataatggcACAAGCCTAACtttataaataatagttatacgggcacaatgtggagtctatgaaatttataaacccgaaggcccgggctgtagcgcacgagcgaagcgagggcgctactaagggcctgagggtttataaatttcatagactccacattgtgcccgtataactgctttagactctatttcacattacactcagatcacttacctcatccatggctgtttctgctgtaggctcggcaaaagcggctggttttcttacgataatactagcgccatggcaactatgcgtcctcacgtgactaaataatcgcgctcgttaaatcactgcacgtgaacaacgcatagcgattggacaaatccgattttgagcatatgtcatattgtgcttaaaggcgtggagtatattagaaaacaaggtggagtatatgagatttattacccacccaaaacagcctaaatagagtctaaagtaTATTATTAGCATTGATTACCTGGATACCAAAAACATGGATATCATCTTAATAGCCCATGCAAGAGGAGTTCGAAAAATGTTTGCTTTGTTGTTCGTTGCAGTATGCCAATGGATACGTAAGTGTATATAAGgccatttgtttatgtcacattGAAGTGATTGTACATGATCAACTTTTCATCACTGATTTTTgtctttgtatgtagtgaagaaaggtgatacaagaAAACTTTACCCAGCAATGGTTTcgcctattcatggcaaacatcaTGGTGCAAGTTTCAACTCTGTATAGAATTCATCCATAAGCATCTGTAATTTGTTTCCTTGTACTTGAtgtgttttgtcattgttactttgtagggctgcaaCTACAAAAGTTATTGCCATGCGAGGCTGAAACATTACCATAGCATATACTTAAAATTAGATtatataataaagaatttgaaaatacATCATATCATGATgggatctggtcacatatgatatacggtactgcccaagcaCCACATCGCACTGACTCATCTGCACCTCGAGAGTGTGAGCAGGGCTGGCCTTAGAGATTCTGGGGCATTAGGGAAGGTAAACTGGGTGGGCTCCCCAGAGGATGTGGCTCATTCCTATGCAAGAACATTTAACCCATATAGGgctatgtataatttatatgctTGTTGGCTAAGCATGGGCTGTTAtgatactagctatagctgTCATCTACATGTATGCATACTACTGTTTCTGCAGTGTATTCTATGCATCTCCAACTACACTAAATGTGATTGTGTAAAATCATAACTTATGATTATACGCTATTGTACTATTATGATCATCTTCAATCTTTGCAGAGTCTTAATTGCTACTACTTCAAGCAGTTATTAAACCACAACCTGCACATGGAGTAGTCCATCTGATTATGCCTGATCTCTTGATCACTCCGTCCAGCAGCCTCTTGACATTATGGATATTAATGGAATCCATCCAACATATTGTATCTCCAACCTTACGTTCCTGTTTCACAAACAAAATAGCCATGTATCGCCATAGATTCCACTCTAGCACAAACAGTCACAAAGTATCCGTGATTATTTCAGTGTGCCACTGTGTGCCCCAGAAAATCAGTGCGCACATTCACTCACACGTGCACAAAGTAACTACTAACACCCATCAACAATTGAAAGTGAGTAACCTCACCGCCACTCGAGACCTGACTCCATTGTGCGATTTAAATCAACACAATCACGTGATTTCTTGCATTGTAGTGGCTAATggcatttgtgaccggatttccgaaaaggtatcttttccacacattttacataccagcaaacaaaacaatgcaacacttgactccttatactgattgaCTTGCTCTTAGTACCTGAATTCAGCCAGATACTGTGGCTACACCCATGAAAACTTCCATGTCTATTATacgccatgatcaaaaagttattaagcttcaaatttcaaaaaaatgggtcatattttgtgtgtgaaaaggtacctttttgcaaatctagTTACCTTTGATGAATTCCTAATGTGTATATATGGCTACATCCTAGTGGACAGTACAATGAATATCATGTGCAACCACCAATACATCTAGTAGACCTATAGTCTACATCACGTGATTCATACTTATCGGCGATGCGTACCTTGAGTGATGAGTTGAATAATTATGATTCTATCTTCTTAAAAGTAAGAATTACCTAGTGTTATAAACTGAATTTGTAGTTTGAGAACTGGGACCCTAGTTTTAGAGCTTTGAGGGCCCCCTTAGACCCAGAGCCCTACCTTGCCTACCCTTAAGGCTGGCCCTGAGTGCAAGGGGTtcaaaactcactaattaaagggcatggcacccatTTCATGTGCAAGTCCTTATCCCTCAAATTGAAGGATAAAAACTTACATGTAAAAAGgatgccacgccctttaattagcaagttttatTATCCCTTGCACTCTCGAGGCATGGGCGAGTGAGTGTGATGTTGCACTTGGGCGGTACCATAGCTGCAATGCAGTGGTCAAGGAACCTCCTTCAGAGGTACATCTTACACAGTTCAAGCCAAACCCAATACAATTTGATAATGAGGTGTAAGATAGTGTTATAATTGTGTTCAACCACCCCAACATATCACTAAGAAGCAAATATTATACTATCCAAATTTCTCACACATACCATTCTCATAATGAATTTACTTTTAACTACGTGAAGTGAAAATCAGTAATTATCACTAGAAAGAAGCACTTTTCGTACAACTTGTCAAAAAGGAAAATAGTTCAAAATCACTTGAAGCTGCCGAACACCTTTTTACACACTGAGTTTGGAGAATTCATGGTCAGTTGCTCTTTTAAGGATTAAGCGGTAAAATTTATAATAAAAGTTATGCGGgattggtacacacacacacacacacacacacacacacacacacacacacacacacacacacacacacacacacacacacacacacaccagacaGGTTGATATGACAACGTACGTACCTTAGTAGGCTCCTCCTCTGGAGGGGTCAGGGACCCAGTGGAGGTCTTGGATGAGAAGTAGGCGTGGTCTTGTGATGACGACGAGCTAGCAACTGATGATGTCTCCAAGATATCATCAGTACTTCCACAACAACGACGAATTGTACGTTGCTGTGGTGGAGATGTCCTTCAGCAATAGAACATTATAGTTAGTAATGTGTGCATAATGTAGTGATAAAAGGCTGCACTCATGCTGAGTTATATACTAGAAAACTGTTATCCAGATGCTACAAAAACTGTCTAAATCACACATGACCCAGACAATAAGGCAGTGAATACAGCCATGTAATAATGGTATATAGACGTGTTGCATACTAAGATGTGGTCCAACAAAAAGTTGTTATATGGCTTTAGAATTCTGGGAACAAAAGTATCAAGCATTTACCTCCCCTAAGCAGAATTAGTCACCACGGCACAAGTGTGTcagatatatatattttaaccTACTAACTCACTTTGTAGTACCAATAGCCTTTCAGTACAATCCTTCGTAATATAGTAATTATGTAAACGGGCACCTACAATTTGttaggcactgtacaaatcattgttttgctcttcttttAGTCTATCACTATACagtgtaactccaaaagttccTACTGATAAGGTTGAAACTttgacagcccattggtttttccctctagagTAATAAAATGAAGaccacaaacaagtcaggtttttgctcagcagacTTTATATCACTTTTAAAGTTCTGATTAATCTATTTTATATAAAACAAAAGTAAACGACATGGTGAATCCCAGGAAATCAAGTGAGGTTTATTACACCCTAGTGACAAGATCAACAGCCTATTAACAGGAGTACGATATCATATGTCCATCATGTGATCATGTCACTCCCACAGAAAGGACACATCTACACACACCTAACAAAACATTATTGTAAGGTGGTAACTAAGTGACCAATTGTGGCACATTCCTTGCACAATTACTTaacacaaacaataaacaaCCTGGAGCCCCTCCCCCTCCGTACTAATTACAACAAACTTTGCCTGAGGCTGCAAACGGGCTGGTTGACTGATCTTCctcactgtagctagctgtagaaGAGGATTATGACATTACGTGTACGCTGCTATAGTACACACTTTACCGGAGGAGCCGCAGTGGAACTGCCTCCCGCTCCGTGTACTCTACTCCGTGTAGGGGAACTGTATAATGTCTGCTGTATTTTATCGGAAGAGTCTATCAACGACACGAGGGGTGGGGCACTGAGTTTCTTTGGCAGTCTAGATAATGATTGAGTTCTCTGCCTGTGATCGGTAGGAGGTGTAGCTATCGTATCGGAGACCTTCGCTCCCCCAAATCGCTTGCGCAAACTGTCGAACAATTTGTAGTTTTGCTCTGCAACAGAGCTTCGCTCCTTGTTAGCCATGATCACTACTCTATACGGTGAACTAGCTTAATCAGATGTAAACAATGACTTTAAACACTCGAGTGGCAAGGCTAGTGACGTCACGTGTGGTCAGCTAACATCCTAAGGGAATACATCTCAGTCACGTGATGTTTATATTACAATTACCATCTATAATTATGAAGTAGGTGATAGTATACTTATTGCATATTTGGATATAACATTTAATGATACAGAAATATAACACATTTTATTACTCTTCGTGAAATGTCATTCGCGATGGTCCGTGAGTTTTCATGTACCTCCTGTAACCATAGTAACCATGATAAATGTTGTGAATCTCAGAGGAGGTCAGTGATATGTCacatatgtagtgtgtgtgtgtgtgtgtgtgcgcgcgtgcgcACATGCATGTATTCACTTAGTTACAAGCTAGGTGTTGTTAAGTAACTCTAAGGTAGAAAGTATGCTAGACcacatgaccaacctcctcctCCTAGCTATAGTCTTAATACCTGTATTGTTTGTGTTTGGTACTCTCAGCCATTTTCTCTTTCATCTCTTCTTCTTGTTCTTTCTTGTATGCTGCAAGGTTGTCAGGTATCCATAACTCTCTGTTGATTAACTCATTTCTCTTTGCCTCTCCTATCAACTGTTGCCAAGTAACAATAATGCCATAAAGGATGCTCACCTCCCATTGGTTAAATGTTATCCCCACCCTCTTCCTGGTAAGGTATGCCTTCTCTTCATTGCCATAGGAACACTTCTGGATGTCAAACTTCCACACCCAGTGTATGTACCATCTTAAATAACACACACCATAGTACGGCCTGTGTGGGTGTGTCATATGGGATATGTGTTAGGTGTTATTAATTACCATAGCAACATCTGTACAGCCAGGACATCCCATAAATGGGGTTTACGGTATCCTCCCCTAAAGGGATATATGATGTAATAATGAGGGTATTCCCCCCTCACCCCAGCTTACATGATGTTAATATTCTGTTCAATTACACTTCTTAACACCTGCTCTTCCTCTTGTTTGATGTCGTCCTGTATGACATCATGTGGTGTCATGTAACATCACGACCACACCCACCCTGGTCATGCCGGACTTGCGTAGCTTCTTCTCATCAGGTAATTGTCCTGTCTCCTTGGCAATGGCTTTAGCCTGTCAGTGTACAGCATGTATTAGTGAAGCCCTATACACTACAGGCAACATACAGTAGTAACTCCACTAGTGTGCCCAACCCATAAAGGGTCTGGTATCAACTTAATACAATGCCAAAAGTTACAAGACGTATTACAGCATTCTTTatgaaaatccctacattggcatgttgttttgttcaatgctagggatttttccactgagccatgctgtaataccatcattcatctattgttcactactttttatcacttggatccccaCTTTATTAAATTAGTTTATTCAGTGTTTTTGTAATAGCATACagttatacacatgtgactattctattagatacagttatacacatgtgactattctattagatacagttatacacatgtgactattctattagatacagttatacacatgtgactattctattagatacagttatacacatgtgactattctattagatacagttatacacatgtgactattctattagatacagttatacacatgtgactattctattagggtgactgctgtattagagtatctcaataaaTTGGGTATGGTGATTGTGTTTGAGTAAAtatattgttaagaggtgtggtgtTCATTCTCGATcatattaatcaaccaagatcattaatgggtGTGGTCTCTAATCTATTGTGAAGCCACATGAGACTACCGGATGTCTGGTAGTCTCATGTGGCCACACCTCTATTTTAGCACCACGAAACAAGGTGTCCGTGCCTTTTACAGTAGCATAAGCACTGTGAATAATTTTTTGGTGTCTAAAATGTACTGCTCAAGGAAATTGTAAATTAACACCtgttgatatggtttcgttgcaAGAGGTGTGTGCCTTCTGCATCTTGTTGTTCCTTTTATGTTCTGGCTCATGTAACGAAACTATATCCACACACTCATCAAAATCCTAAAAGGCACACCCCATTGGTGAGTTTTTAAATTGTGGCTTAAAAGTGgtgatcatacagtacgatagtattgtatagtaggggttggtaagaaatcatatggtttttgtggattttcgcacctcaaaaacagccttgcaataagttttacccaaaaaaacaacctggaatgcattagtactgttataatgatgctgtaccttgggtaaacGAAGCGAAAGTTAAATGTttcaatgtacagtgagttataaaaattttgaaattcacctacatttcatctgcctgcctacTGTAAGACCTGGTAGCGCTAGGTGtacagctccagaaatttcagactgccaaggtaatgatggcggattcacgaatctgttgttccaattacgttctgtccactgcaccatgctgtttgctttcatcattcatttgcttctttgttcttttcgaaggataattaatagttacGGCACTTAATAGTTGCGGTATGCGCCACAACCCAAACATGTGATTGTAACGAAGCGTGTGTgtaagatgagggtgaacgggtgtagtacccaaggagttgtctctagcatttatttaCGCTGGGTAGTCGTTTATATAGTCTTAAtcaccagtttagctttttgtgaggtagctagctaataatgtcctTGAGGGGCGGATCCACATCAAAATCCAGACTTCTAGaagcgagggttccactcttataatggtggactctccagcgaTAAAATCctcaacatttaggccattagaaatccttcaacagttgctgtaatagtttTAAAAGACAATGCGATAATTActttagaggcacttattgcGTACAAAGGTTAAAggtagctgcttcaagtgatatttatactatgtggaaaacaaaaagagtataatatagctagctagctagacaaaaaaaagtaaacaaactagctatttaaaaaattaaaaggaAGTGGGGGTTGATATAATAGTATTTAAAAAAGTAGTTAATTTAAAGGGATCTATgtaatgaaaagtagtgaaacaagagatgaatgatggtattacagtatagctcgatggaaagtccctactttggcaaatAAGCTTGCCAAAGTAgtgactttcccatcgagctatgctgtaataccatcattcatctcttgtttcactacttattattgcatagatccctactgcatttttaaattaacaatttaaaaaaatactattaTAAACCAAACCCACttccttttaaaaattttaattttttaaatagctagttataattaacactttacagtgaccagcactgaaggtctgacagcaacatgtgctgcagccttaggattacctaatttcaaggacttagacttaatgacttaagctgctttgtttggcctccagccttgcgactgtggtcaggcaggctggcaggaaattcaatttttttttaaaatttgtataTCCAGCTGTCTGTAAGCGTTTCTTGTTATTAatactgtatttgatgttagatggactaatattattctgtaaggAGATTAAGATGATTCTAGGATGATTCTTAAAGGCAGTATTTTAGGTGGTGTGCATCATTTTTGGGGGAATCCCTACTTAcatggtactactgtactgtttgatatataagtttaagaaaaaaataggaattttaagttcgattagggatcgtagaaaaaaaaagtagggaaacaagggaggtcgcttgcagatataccagtgaacatttaatcactaatccagtctatacccaagaccaaaactgaattagggattaaatgtccactagtatatctgcaggtgtaggcgacctcccttacttttttttccatgattcctaatcaaaaataaaattcctaattttttgttaaacttgtttgtttacttttttttgtaacattattatgactggtgaacccatgcgtaccacatcaaaggaaaggatggcaccagaattaatgtttttgacTGAACGTATGCCCCAGCTTAGTCTTGTCCCCAAGACCCTTCCTCAAGTGCGCTTATCGATTTTAGATTATAAGTGCATCGGAAAGGTCTGAAATTGATAAGCGcacttgaggaagggtctgggggacaaAACTAAGTGGCCATTACGGTTCGCTTTCAACTCTgatcagcccattacacagcgctacaaacgaaaaacagtagaagaagtgcctctgcaatcaatccagtcaccacgaaagtATGACGATTTGCACACTCCAACTATCTGCCTCGactacgcttcgctttcagctatgttcagccagcGTTACAAAGAAAGAACACTGTTAGAAttgcctctgcaattaatccagtcaccacggaaaatacggatgattctcATTTATAAATGTACtgcagggaagccatgcatcgtgctaccTTCAATCaacttgggctgtcagcaaaaagaaatgggagaacaaaggtaagtccataatgcGATCATTGTAATACtacagtatgtcaaaaggcacatcttgggatgaaacatcgaacagtgaaaaaatcaagcccatagccttagccgttatcgagttacgcttgtctgaaggcatcaggcaggcaggcagttagtcagtagaaaactccattgtataattaaaatttaaaagaattgtaacaatctattggaagcctttaggatcatactgaaggcacttttgggcttggtcatacctaaccaatactgccaaggtaccaggatagtattgtgaagctggttttggggtgatttttttttggccagaaaaacccaaatctccaagatccctaatatacagtactaccatactgtatgatgctaCCTCTATTtctgactgactgctctattagagtatttcaacttttAATGAAGTTTCAGCGAGGACTCATGCATACAATCATGGCAACACAGGGCCAGTTATAAAAAAAATTGCTAACTATTTTTAACTGTAAAGTAGAGCAGTGCTTTTATCTAATGTAAATAAAACTACCTCAAACTATTGCTTTGATGgtctttgcaaaaaaaaaattgaagcaATAACATTGCTAAAGTGATAAAGGTGCTTATATGTTCATGACAAATGAATTCTATGAATGCTAAAAGTATATTTGCACATGCTCAAATTCAGCAGTTGAGGTTTTATTAGTCACAAGTACCTTATAAGGTGATCTACTACCATCTCAGCTCAATGATGTGACACCAGTGAAGCCATAGTACAGCAACTTATAAGGTTATTAGAAAAACAAACACTTAAATATTGCTAGCCTAGCTAGTCTAACAAGGTCAAACACAACAATTGATGGGAACACAACTACCAGTACAACAGTACTGGACTGTGATTTATTGTATATAACTGTATAGCCTAGAGAGGTTGAGcaataaaacaagttgatgttgtgctatttctaaaaaccaggtgccatacagctagctaactcatcaattaaccaactatgtattattattttgtgcaataatgcatatattttattgtaattctcagatttcataattcatgaaattttcgtaattcttcaattacattgctatgtttgactattgtgtttttcccacaaattctctcaacaaagctgctcttcatttttgttcgcgtacgtaggggatacgccccctttccaactcgaaaggataggctattcctgatagggtcattccataccaaatcaacccAAAAAAAATCCCGACCCCttcggattttcatgaaatttggcataggcatggactctactaagaaactttctcacaccaaattTGGCCAATTCTGTTGATCTCCatttaagatatgaccactcaaagtttattagaaaatattacagcagcttacacaggtttaataaaatggccataactttgtcagtgattgcCACagcacctttctgtttagatgtttggaatgcttattaaattctctttcaagtgatatataattcattataattactcaaaggaaaaggtcaaaccacaaaaatgtgactttttcctttgatcttagttTTTTCAAAAAcagatattttaattgcttttatttgttgttcaaatattcttctaatagcCTTCTTTCATGCCggtaagtttgaagttgggatggcaagtagaccatgagttatggctacatacgtaattcttattgatgtttacatgctacagggggtataactatgaacactactataacaatacaaacttttaaattcaattatagtatggaatctcatcagaatgTGGTCAAGTTGTAATACACATACAGCTGGAGGCATAGTACACAGGTATAATCACGAGATTAAACAGAAGTATTAATACTCTCCATTGCTGAAGACACACCAATATACCCATGTTATGTATATTAATGCAGTTATGATAACTGGTGGAAATACCGTCAAAAGTCCATGATAGAGATTTTGTACCATATATTGGGAAGGTTTAGTGCTTATGTTTGGTGAAGATAATAGTTTGACAAAACTGTGAAACTTCACAAGGGTGGTATATTAACCAAATTTTCCAAACAATTTCTCCGCTAAACTTTTCTGT comes from Dysidea avara chromosome 4, odDysAvar1.4, whole genome shotgun sequence and encodes:
- the LOC136254353 gene encoding dnaJ homolog subfamily C member 25-like, with translation MALWRIVTIVGLLQLYGVAGLVPNLYCGEKNCYDVLGVTRDSEKSEISKAYRKLAIKYHPDRYKADDAEEKFREIATAYETLKDDGERADYDYMLDHPEEYYYHYYQFYRRRMAPQVDVRVVIATVIGIVSIIQYISWYQSYHSAISYALQQARYRTKAKAIAKETGQLPDEKKLRKSGMTRDDIKQEEEQVLRSVIEQNINIMGGYRKPHLWDVLAVQMLLWPYYGVCYLRWYIHWVWKFDIQKCSYGNEEKAYLTRKRVGITFNQWELIGEAKRNELINRELWIPDNLAAYKKEQEEEMKEKMAESTKHKQYRRYMKTHGPSRMTFHEE